A window of Festucalex cinctus isolate MCC-2025b chromosome 6, RoL_Fcin_1.0, whole genome shotgun sequence contains these coding sequences:
- the cep20 gene encoding centrosomal protein 20, giving the protein MATITELKCAVRETLERRGVLGQLKARIRAEVFGALDDQREQRPPLSHENLLINELIREYLEFNKYRHTASVLTAESGQPQIPLDRQFLASELRVAEDMSSKSVPLLYGLVSHFMNSGDDGRKLFLRGTAASNAGHKADS; this is encoded by the exons ATGGCGACCATCACTGAACTGAAATGTG CCGTGAGAGAAACGCTGGAGCGCCGCGGCGTGCTCGGCCAACTGAAGGCTCGCATCCGGGCGGAAGTGTTCGGTGCCCTCGATGACCAACGCGAACAGCGTCCGCCGTTGTCCCACGAAAACCTGCTCATCAATGAGCTCATCCGGGAGTATTTGGAGTTCAACAAGTACCGACATACGGCGTCCGTTCTGACAGCAG AGTCAGGCCAACCCCAAATTCCCTTGGACAGACAGTTTTTGGCGAGTGAGCTGAGAGTTGCAGAGGATATGAGCTCCAAGTCGGT GCCTCTTCTGTATGGTTTGGTGTCGCACTTCATGAATAGTGGTGATGATGGAAGGAAGCTATTCCTTAGGGGCACCGCTGCTAGCAACGCAGGACACAAAGCTGACAGTTGA